Proteins from one Robertmurraya sp. FSL R5-0851 genomic window:
- a CDS encoding helix-turn-helix transcriptional regulator yields MITITLGNSLRLARLAKNLTQKQVADAIGMSVHSIRYYERGEVKPKNETVVKLLKLYNYPCTLLANEGEFIEISCSFPNCTEHSCTY; encoded by the coding sequence ATGATTACCATTACACTAGGTAATAGCCTACGACTAGCAAGACTAGCAAAAAATCTTACCCAAAAACAAGTTGCCGATGCTATTGGTATGTCAGTCCACTCAATTCGTTATTATGAAAGAGGTGAAGTTAAACCAAAAAATGAAACGGTTGTGAAGTTATTGAAGCTGTATAACTATCCTTGCACTCTCCTAGCAAACGAGGGGGAATTTATTGAAATCAGTTGTTCGTTTCCTAATTGCACTGAACATTCTTGTACATATTAA